In Acinetobacter sp. TGL-Y2, a genomic segment contains:
- a CDS encoding thioesterase family protein encodes MSAYYSFLNREQHEDGSITTFYRAEIHAQGAWNPHEQHMAPATGILCHELELFQHRDDVRIGRISLDIFGLISFGDFSITTRMIRKGKTIELIEAEMRAHDKTCIVARAWRMMTQDTSAIAGLEDHALEGPEHMPVWEGMRDWPGGFIQSIETRADASRRAGKGVVWMKGLNNMVEGQHCSDFVHIMGLVDTANGIVPRQDPKADWAYPNLDLQIHMHRLPKGEWLGIDAIQQYGDDGIGLTSAVLHDTQGAFGRSEQILTLRPLSPA; translated from the coding sequence ATGTCCGCCTATTATTCATTTTTAAACCGCGAACAGCATGAAGACGGTAGTATAACTACATTTTATCGCGCTGAAATTCATGCACAAGGTGCATGGAATCCACACGAACAACATATGGCACCTGCTACTGGTATTTTATGTCATGAGTTGGAGCTGTTCCAACACAGAGATGATGTTCGTATCGGCAGAATCAGTTTAGATATCTTTGGTTTAATCTCCTTTGGGGATTTTAGTATTACCACACGAATGATTCGTAAAGGAAAAACTATAGAGCTGATCGAAGCAGAAATGCGCGCGCATGACAAAACCTGTATCGTGGCACGTGCATGGCGAATGATGACTCAAGATACATCTGCTATTGCTGGACTTGAAGATCATGCCTTAGAAGGTCCTGAACATATGCCGGTTTGGGAAGGGATGCGAGACTGGCCAGGCGGCTTTATTCAGAGTATAGAAACACGTGCCGATGCATCTCGCCGAGCAGGAAAAGGCGTGGTATGGATGAAAGGTCTAAATAATATGGTCGAAGGTCAACACTGTTCTGACTTTGTCCATATTATGGGATTAGTCGATACTGCAAATGGGATTGTCCCGCGCCAAGATCCGAAAGCCGATTGGGCTTATCCGAATTTGGACTTACAAATCCATATGCACCGCTTACCTAAAGGAGAATGGCTGGGTATAGATGCGATACAGCAGTATGGTGATGATGGTATTGGGCTTACCAGTGCGGTGTTACATGATACACAAGGTGCATTTGGGCGTAGCGAACAAATTTTAACCTTGAGACCCTTATCCCCAGCTTAA
- a CDS encoding amino acid permease: MNKETYKLGQGLSNRHITMISIGGVIGAGLFVGSSAAIAKAGPAAVLAYIITSILVFLVMRMLSEMAVMQPDTGSFSTYARKAIGPWAGFSIGWLYWWFWVLVIPIEAIAGAEILYAWFPQLPSAVYALAFIVLLSSANFSSTKSFGEFEFWFALVKVLAIVSFIVIGTLAVFGLWPLAQDVSGIANLYANGSFMPNGAGSVLAAILITAFSFFGVEILSIAAAESKNPQSKIKRATNLVLYRIILFFVLSIFLTVALVDWRSSELQKLGTFQYVLMTLNVPGTKLMIDTVVFIAVASCMNAAVYTSSRMLYALGSRQEAPHLVTQLTSNGVPTYAVSASTLVGLICCVVNYVFPGHVFGFLLSTTGAIALLVYLVIAFSQLILRKKLEQQGVEIPFKMWLFPWLTWAVILTIVSVLGYMFFSPSYRYETTLSLGVTVLVIICGIRVTSKQKHTD, encoded by the coding sequence ATGAATAAAGAAACCTATAAACTCGGACAGGGACTTTCCAACCGTCATATTACGATGATCAGTATTGGGGGTGTCATTGGTGCAGGGCTTTTTGTAGGCTCATCTGCAGCCATTGCTAAGGCGGGACCTGCGGCAGTACTGGCCTATATCATAACCAGTATTTTGGTGTTTTTAGTTATGCGGATGTTGAGTGAAATGGCAGTGATGCAACCCGACACCGGCTCATTTTCAACCTATGCAAGAAAAGCGATTGGCCCTTGGGCAGGTTTTAGCATTGGTTGGTTGTATTGGTGGTTTTGGGTCCTAGTGATCCCCATTGAAGCAATTGCAGGTGCTGAAATATTATATGCATGGTTTCCACAGTTGCCCAGTGCCGTCTATGCATTGGCTTTTATTGTCCTTTTAAGTTCAGCCAATTTTTCCAGTACCAAAAGTTTTGGTGAGTTTGAGTTTTGGTTTGCGCTGGTCAAAGTCCTGGCAATTGTCAGTTTTATTGTGATTGGCACATTGGCCGTATTCGGACTCTGGCCTTTGGCGCAAGACGTCAGTGGCATAGCCAACCTGTATGCCAATGGCAGTTTTATGCCCAATGGTGCGGGCAGTGTCCTCGCGGCCATTTTGATTACGGCGTTTTCTTTTTTTGGGGTAGAAATTTTATCAATTGCGGCCGCCGAATCTAAAAATCCACAAAGCAAGATTAAACGTGCCACCAATTTAGTCCTGTATCGCATTATTTTATTTTTTGTGTTATCGATTTTCCTCACCGTGGCTCTGGTCGATTGGCGTTCTTCTGAATTACAAAAACTGGGCACTTTTCAATATGTTTTAATGACGCTGAACGTGCCGGGCACCAAACTCATGATTGATACGGTGGTCTTTATTGCCGTGGCAAGTTGTATGAATGCTGCCGTGTATACCTCATCGCGTATGCTCTACGCTTTAGGTTCCCGTCAAGAAGCCCCGCATTTAGTGACTCAATTGACTTCAAACGGCGTACCCACGTATGCAGTTTCTGCATCGACTTTGGTAGGTCTCATCTGTTGTGTGGTGAATTATGTATTTCCGGGGCATGTCTTTGGCTTTTTACTCTCTACCACTGGGGCAATTGCGCTACTGGTTTATTTGGTCATTGCCTTTTCCCAGTTAATTTTAAGAAAAAAACTGGAGCAGCAGGGTGTAGAGATTCCTTTTAAGATGTGGTTATTTCCATGGCTGACGTGGGCTGTGATTTTGACCATTGTCAGTGTCTTGGGATATATGTTTTTTTCGCCCAGTTATCGTTATGAAACCACACTGTCTTTGGGTGTGACAGTGCTGGTGATCATTTGCGGCATTAGGGTGACTTCAAAGCAGAAGCATACAGATTAA